The following are encoded together in the Tripterygium wilfordii isolate XIE 37 chromosome 18, ASM1340144v1, whole genome shotgun sequence genome:
- the LOC119983748 gene encoding vesicle transport protein SFT2B-like — translation MFRLSRLISEEDDEERRGSLLDEDSDALCSLSPLQRIYVFAACLVAGLACMFLSLIVFAKPIKFALLFTFGNVLAVGSTVFLIGPGKQLSMMFDPIRLYATAIYIGFVVLSLICALWIHNKILTLIAIICEICALIWYSLSYIPFARRVVSNLMIRLCDTEL, via the exons ATGTTCAGGCTGAGCCGATTAATATCAgaagaggatgatgaagagAGAAGAGGAAGCTTATTGGATGAAGATTCTGATGCCctctgctctctctctcctctgcaA AGGATCTACGTGTTTGCTGCTTGTCTGGTCGCTGGTCTGGCTTGTATGTTCCTG TCTTTGATTGTGTTTGCCAAGCCCATCAAATTTGCACTGTTGTTCACCTTTGGGAATGTGTTGGCAGTTGGAAG CACAGTATTCCTCATTGGCCCAGGGAAGCAACTGAGTATGATGTTTGATCCCATCCGTCTTTATGCAACAGCTATTTACATTGGATTTGTTGTGTTATCTCTCATTTGCGCTCTGTGG ATTCATAACAAAATACTAACATTAATTGCAATCATATGCGAGATTTGTGCTCTCATTTG GTACAGTTTGAGTTACATACCGTTTGCTCGGAGAGTGGTTTCTAATTTAATGATCCGATTATGTGACACTGAACTTTAG